TTAACATTTCAAATGTTTCATCTGCTTCAATCGCGTCTTCTAGACTCACTTGAAGCATAGTTCTATTAGCAGGATCCATTGTGGTTTCCCATAATTGTTCAGGATTCATTTCTCCTAAACCTTTATACCGCTGGATATTAGGCTTCGGCTGACTTGGGAGCTCTGCGAATATTTTTTCTAACTCTTTGTCATCATAAGCATACCTAACCTTTTTTCCTTGCTGAACTTTATATAATGGCGGCTGAGCAATGTATACATAACCAGCTTCTAAAATTTTTCGAATATAACGGTAGAAGAAGGTTAACAATAACGTTCGAATATGAGCACCATCAACGTCCGCATCCGTCATAATGACTATTTTATGGTATCTTGCTTTCGCAATATCAAAATCTTCACCAATACCTGTTCCTATTGCCGTAATCATAGAACGAACCTCGTTATTGGAGAGAATCCGATCTAAACGTGCTTTCTCAACATTGAGTATTTTTCCTCTCAATGGCAGAATTGCTTGGAAATGGCGGTCACGGCCTTGCTTTGCCGAACCACCTGCCGAGTCACCCTCAACAATGTACAGTTCGCTGATAGAAGGGTCCTTTGATGAACAGTCAGCTAATTTCCCAGGTAAACTTGAAACCTCTAAAGCACTCTTTCGGCGCGTCAATTCTCTAGCTTTCTTTGCCGCTAGTCTTGCTCTGGCAGCCATTAATCCTTTTTCAACGATTTTTTTAGCTACTGGTGGATTTTCTAGTAAGAATTTTTCAAAGTGGCTTGAGAACAATGAATCCGTTATCGTTCTTACTTCAGAGTTTCCAAGCTTTGTTTTCGTTTGCCCTTCGAATTGTGGGTCCGGATGCTTAATTGAAACAATCGCAGTTAAGCCTTCACGAACATCTTCACCAGATAGGTTCGTATCATTTTCTTTTATCAAACCATTTTTTCTTGCATAATCATTTATAACACGGGTTAAACCGGTTTTAAATCCAGATTCATGGGTACCGCCTTCATAGGTGTGGATGTTATTCGCAAAGGAATAAATGCTGTCCGTATACCCCTCATTGTATTGAAGAGCTACTTCAACGCTAATACCGTCACGTTCTCCCTCAATATAGATCGGCTCATCATGAATAACCTCTTTTGTGCGGTTTAAATGCTCTACATACGATTTAATGCCGCCTTCGTAGTAATATTCATTCTGTTTATTTTCTACACGATTATCTTTAATCGTGATTTTTATTCCTCGATTTAAGAATGCGAGTTCACGCAGACGAGTTGCTAAAATATCATATTCATATTCCAATGTTTCAGTAAAAATTTCACCGTCTGGTTTAAAGTGAGTAATTGTACCTGTTGTATCTGTTGTTCCGACGACCTCTAATTCTTGAACCACAGCTCCACGTTCAAACTTAATGGAGTATATATTACCGTCACGATGTACCAAAACATCTAAATTTGTGGAGAGTGCATTAACTACGGAGGCACCTACACCATGCAGTCCACCAGAAACCTTATATCCTCCGCCGCCGAATTTACCTCCGGCATGAAGCACGGTCATGATAACTTCAACTGCTGGTCTGCCCATTTTTTCTTGAATTCCGACTGGTATACCACGTCCGTTATCTTTAACAGTTATACTGTTATCTTCCTCAATAATGACATTGATTTCGTCACAATATCCTGCCAATGCCTCATCAATACTGTTATCTACAATTTCCCAGACAAGATGATGGAGACCTTTTCCACTAGTTGAACCAATATACATACCAGGTCTTTTTCTAACAGCTTCCAGACCTTCAAGAACCTGTATTTGATCAGCACCATATTCTTGTTCCTGGACTACTTTTTGTTCCATTGTCATATCGTTCACCCCGCACTTTCATTCAAAAAAATCACTCTATAACCTAAATGAAAAATAATAATCTCAAGATTCCTGCATTTCCTTTTGATTTGAACGTTTTTTTAATGTTCCAGAAGAAATTGGGGATAAATAAACCTTGTCGTAAGTAATTACGACAGATTTAAAGGGGTTTTTCGAAAGGTTAACAAGCTTTTCCTTATGCTGTTCTAAGAACTCTTCGACTAGATTTGAAGAATTCACGCACCCTTTATCAAGAATGGCGATGATATCCTTCGCCCTGATATTTAAATCTTCCCCGACATGAATATACACACTTACCACCTCAATTAACTTTATTGATAACACCAGACTCTACTTCAAAAGTTGAAGCTTCTTTTAATGTTTGATGATGGATTCCGTCCACACTCGTTGTTGTAACGAATGTTTGGACCTTCCCCTGGATGGTATTAAGCAAGTGTGACTGACGATAATCATCTAATTCCGATAAAACATCGTCAAGGAGTAAGATGGGATATTCGCGAATTTCTGAATGAATTAATTCAATTTCGGCAAGCTTAACAGAAAGTGCCGTTGTTCTTTGCTGACCTTGTGATCCAAATGTCGAAACATCCCGATTATTTACAAAAAACAACAAATCATCACGATGTGGTCCAAATAAGGTTGTACCACGTTCTATTTCCCTACTTCTAACTTTACTAAATTTTTCCTCAAAGCTTGCTTTCATTTTCGACAAATCTTGGTCTTCTAATACATCAACAGATGGTTTATAGACAATTTCTAATGATTCCAGCCCTCTAGAAATGCCCTTATGAATAGGCTTAGCCCAATTTTCAAGCAAGTGGAGAAACTCAAACCTTTTGAATACTATTTTCACAGCCATATCAATAAACTGCTCAGTAAGAATTTC
This genomic stretch from Neobacillus niacini harbors:
- the gyrB gene encoding DNA topoisomerase (ATP-hydrolyzing) subunit B, with the translated sequence MEQKVVQEQEYGADQIQVLEGLEAVRKRPGMYIGSTSGKGLHHLVWEIVDNSIDEALAGYCDEINVIIEEDNSITVKDNGRGIPVGIQEKMGRPAVEVIMTVLHAGGKFGGGGYKVSGGLHGVGASVVNALSTNLDVLVHRDGNIYSIKFERGAVVQELEVVGTTDTTGTITHFKPDGEIFTETLEYEYDILATRLRELAFLNRGIKITIKDNRVENKQNEYYYEGGIKSYVEHLNRTKEVIHDEPIYIEGERDGISVEVALQYNEGYTDSIYSFANNIHTYEGGTHESGFKTGLTRVINDYARKNGLIKENDTNLSGEDVREGLTAIVSIKHPDPQFEGQTKTKLGNSEVRTITDSLFSSHFEKFLLENPPVAKKIVEKGLMAARARLAAKKARELTRRKSALEVSSLPGKLADCSSKDPSISELYIVEGDSAGGSAKQGRDRHFQAILPLRGKILNVEKARLDRILSNNEVRSMITAIGTGIGEDFDIAKARYHKIVIMTDADVDGAHIRTLLLTFFYRYIRKILEAGYVYIAQPPLYKVQQGKKVRYAYDDKELEKIFAELPSQPKPNIQRYKGLGEMNPEQLWETTMDPANRTMLQVSLEDAIEADETFEMLMGDKVEPRRNFIEENAQYVKNLDI
- the remB gene encoding extracellular matrix regulator RemB, coding for MYIHVGEDLNIRAKDIIAILDKGCVNSSNLVEEFLEQHKEKLVNLSKNPFKSVVITYDKVYLSPISSGTLKKRSNQKEMQES
- the recF gene encoding DNA replication/repair protein RecF (All proteins in this family for which functions are known are DNA-binding proteins that assist the filamentation of RecA onto DNA for the initiation of recombination or recombinational repair.); translation: MYIEQLALRDYRNYQSLSVEFENKVNVILGENAQGKTNVMESIYVLAMAKSHRTSNDKDLIRWDQEYAKIEGRVQKQHSSLPLQLIISKKGKKAKCNHIEQQKLSQYVGNMNVVMFAPEDLNLVKGSPQVRRRFIDMEIGQVSPIYLHDMSQYQKILQQRNHFLKMLQIKKQTDQTMLEILTEQFIDMAVKIVFKRFEFLHLLENWAKPIHKGISRGLESLEIVYKPSVDVLEDQDLSKMKASFEEKFSKVRSREIERGTTLFGPHRDDLLFFVNNRDVSTFGSQGQQRTTALSVKLAEIELIHSEIREYPILLLDDVLSELDDYRQSHLLNTIQGKVQTFVTTTSVDGIHHQTLKEASTFEVESGVINKVN